In Sandaracinaceae bacterium, the following proteins share a genomic window:
- a CDS encoding PAS domain-containing protein — protein MTHPEIPALFDHGPVQLWTARPNGELDYVNAAVLTYFGRSREQMLDWGWAELVHPDDLEEVGERWGESLETGCVYRVHFRLRRHDGEYQQHLATAIAHRDEAGAIVAWSGANTPL, from the coding sequence GTGACCCATCCCGAGATCCCGGCGCTCTTCGATCACGGCCCGGTCCAGCTCTGGACCGCGCGCCCGAACGGGGAGCTGGACTACGTGAACGCGGCGGTGCTGACGTACTTCGGGCGCAGCCGCGAGCAGATGCTCGACTGGGGCTGGGCGGAGCTGGTCCACCCGGACGACCTCGAGGAGGTCGGTGAGCGCTGGGGCGAGTCGCTCGAGACCGGCTGCGTGTACCGGGTCCACTTCCGGCTGCGCCGCCACGACGGCGAGTACCAGCAGCACCTCGCCACCGCCATCGCGCACCGGGACGAGGCGGGGGCGATCGTCGCGTGGAGCGGCGCGAACACGCCGCTCTGA
- a CDS encoding MFS transporter — MAHRFLSALARVANARPIMRPGLLAPGTLAPAAPSATSASRHDRRRSLWANIAEGAVAEVFVACATGAVVTGWALHLGADATTIGALGAIPVASQIMNLPAGWWTSRVDRRRLAIVSLTLARLVWAPMALVPAFGVEAAVALKMLVAITLASGALTVVGTNAWSAWVGDLVPARIRGRFFGVRTAWLTGAGAVAALGTAALLDGTDDPAPALAILSAVAAATGVASGVFLALQVDPGHGQRHPGDLRDFLDVLRHPQARDFLLYQLAWGAAIAPAACFWALHVLDSLALGFSFLAMHGLIVATSRIATANMWGRYVQRHGARRALALCSMGIAAMPLLWAMSTPEAWWPLLLDAVVAGVLWGGHGIASLDWPLAVSPRKQRPFFLAAFAAAAGVGFALAALASASVVEVAGAPILRTLFVVSALGRFSCGLWALRLHETATRPALAPR, encoded by the coding sequence TTGGCCCACCGCTTCCTCTCCGCTCTGGCGCGCGTCGCCAACGCCAGGCCCATCATGCGGCCGGGGCTCCTCGCGCCCGGCACGCTCGCGCCGGCCGCTCCGTCGGCGACCAGCGCGTCCCGCCACGACCGGCGCCGCTCGCTCTGGGCCAACATCGCCGAGGGGGCCGTGGCCGAGGTCTTCGTCGCCTGCGCGACCGGCGCCGTCGTCACCGGGTGGGCGCTCCACCTCGGCGCGGACGCGACCACCATCGGCGCGCTCGGCGCGATCCCGGTCGCGTCGCAGATCATGAACCTGCCCGCCGGGTGGTGGACGAGCCGGGTCGACCGTCGGCGCCTGGCCATCGTCAGCCTCACCCTCGCGCGCCTCGTCTGGGCGCCGATGGCGCTCGTGCCGGCGTTCGGCGTCGAGGCCGCGGTCGCGCTGAAGATGCTCGTGGCCATCACCCTCGCGTCGGGCGCGCTCACGGTGGTGGGCACGAACGCGTGGAGCGCGTGGGTCGGCGACCTCGTCCCGGCCCGGATCCGTGGGCGCTTCTTCGGCGTCCGGACCGCCTGGCTGACGGGCGCCGGCGCCGTCGCGGCGCTCGGGACCGCGGCGCTCCTCGACGGGACGGACGACCCCGCGCCCGCCCTGGCCATCCTCTCCGCCGTCGCCGCGGCGACCGGCGTCGCGAGCGGAGTGTTCCTCGCGCTCCAGGTCGATCCGGGCCACGGCCAGCGCCACCCCGGTGACCTGCGCGACTTCCTCGACGTGCTGCGACACCCGCAGGCGCGAGACTTCCTCCTCTACCAGCTCGCGTGGGGCGCCGCGATCGCCCCCGCCGCCTGCTTCTGGGCGCTGCACGTGCTGGACTCGCTCGCGCTGGGCTTCTCGTTCCTCGCCATGCACGGCCTGATCGTCGCGACCTCGCGCATCGCGACGGCCAACATGTGGGGACGCTACGTGCAGCGCCACGGCGCCCGCCGCGCGCTCGCGCTCTGCTCGATGGGCATCGCCGCCATGCCGCTGCTGTGGGCGATGAGCACCCCGGAGGCCTGGTGGCCGCTGCTGCTCGACGCCGTCGTCGCGGGCGTGCTCTGGGGAGGTCACGGCATCGCGTCCCTCGACTGGCCCCTGGCCGTCAGCCCGCGCAAGCAGCGCCCGTTCTTCCTCGCCGCCTTCGCGGCCGCGGCCGGCGTGGGCTTCGCCCTCGCGGCCCTGGCCTCAGCCAGCGTGGTCGAGGTCGCGGGCGCACCGATCCTCCGCACGCTCTTCGTCGTGTCGGCGCTCGGGCGCTTCTCCTGCGGCCTGTGGGCCCTGCGGCTGCACGAGACCGCAACGCGCCCTGCCCTCGCGCCCCGCTGA
- the egtB gene encoding ergothioneine biosynthesis protein EgtB — translation MLDLRARYRDVRAFSRELAAPLAPEDMVVQSMPDVSPTKWHLAHTSWFFETFVVSEALAGYEPLDPAYAVLFNSYYNTIGAQFPRPRRGLLSRPTVEQVMAYRAHVDAKMEEVFAAGVSDALASVIEVGCHHEEQHQELLLTDIKHVFAQNPLHPRYQDALDERPGESPPLAWTRFDEGVREIGFEGAGFHFDNEGPRHRVFLESFSLASRPVSCGDYVAFIEDGGYGQHALWHSEGWAAVQEHGWAAPAYWKKTQDGWHVFTLRGLRPLNPAEPVAHVSWFEASAYAEWAGARLPTEAEWEVASADAGAEGAFVDDRRFHPKPSAAGELSGMFGDVWEWTASPYVPYPGYRALPGALGEYNGKFMANQYVLRGGACTTRRAHTRPTYRNFFPSGARWQLSGFRLAK, via the coding sequence ATGCTGGATCTGCGCGCTCGCTATCGTGACGTCCGGGCCTTCTCGAGGGAGCTGGCCGCGCCGCTGGCCCCCGAGGACATGGTCGTGCAGTCGATGCCCGACGTCAGCCCGACGAAGTGGCACCTCGCCCACACGAGCTGGTTCTTCGAGACGTTCGTGGTCAGCGAAGCCCTGGCCGGCTACGAGCCGCTCGACCCCGCCTACGCGGTGCTCTTCAACAGCTACTACAACACCATCGGCGCGCAGTTCCCGAGGCCGCGGCGCGGTCTCCTGTCGCGCCCCACCGTCGAGCAGGTGATGGCCTACCGCGCGCACGTGGACGCGAAGATGGAGGAGGTCTTCGCGGCGGGCGTCAGCGACGCGCTGGCGTCGGTCATCGAGGTGGGCTGTCACCACGAGGAGCAGCACCAGGAGCTGCTCCTGACCGACATCAAGCACGTCTTCGCGCAGAACCCGCTGCACCCGCGCTACCAGGACGCGCTCGACGAGCGGCCGGGAGAGAGCCCCCCGCTCGCCTGGACGCGCTTCGACGAGGGCGTGCGCGAGATCGGGTTCGAGGGCGCAGGCTTCCACTTCGACAACGAGGGGCCGCGGCACCGCGTGTTCCTGGAGTCCTTCTCGCTCGCGTCGCGGCCCGTGAGCTGCGGCGACTACGTCGCCTTCATCGAGGACGGCGGCTACGGCCAGCACGCGCTCTGGCACTCCGAGGGCTGGGCCGCGGTCCAGGAGCACGGCTGGGCGGCGCCCGCGTACTGGAAGAAAACGCAAGACGGGTGGCATGTGTTCACGCTGCGAGGGCTCCGCCCGTTGAACCCGGCCGAGCCGGTCGCGCACGTGAGCTGGTTCGAGGCGTCTGCGTACGCGGAGTGGGCGGGCGCGCGGCTGCCGACCGAGGCCGAGTGGGAGGTGGCGTCGGCCGACGCGGGCGCGGAGGGCGCGTTCGTGGACGACCGACGCTTCCACCCGAAGCCGTCGGCGGCGGGGGAGCTGTCGGGCATGTTCGGCGACGTCTGGGAGTGGACCGCGAGCCCCTACGTGCCCTACCCGGGCTACCGGGCGCTGCCGGGCGCGCTCGGCGAATACAACGGAAAGTTCATGGCCAACCAGTACGTGCTGCGAGGCGGGGCGTGCACGACGCGACGGGCCCACACGCGACCGACCTACCGCAACTTCTTCCCGTCGGGCGCGCGCTGGCAGCTCTCGGGGTTCCGGCTCGCGAAGTAG
- a CDS encoding CocE/NonD family hydrolase has protein sequence MRVISDLPQRFREIENVFIPLSDGTRLAARLWIPDQDVPAPAVLEYIPYRKADGTRERDDPMHRYFAGHGYAAVRVDLRGTGDSGGVLVDEYDAQEIDDALEVIAWIAAQPWCSGKVGMMGKSWGGFNALQVAARQPPALAAILVVCASDDRYADDAHYMGGALLNENLIWGSGLFTLAALPPDPQVVGARWREMWMRRLEALPLYVARWMRHPHRDAYWKHGSVCEDPSRIRCPVFLVSGWADAYSNAVPRLLASLDVPRKGLVGPWAHVYPHEGIPRPAIGFLQEALRWWDAWLNGGQPDDDPRYRVWMQRSVPPKSYYDERPGRWVAEETWPSPRIEPRALGLADGRLVSPSDAETVEAQNVVLRVRSPQVTGLAGGSWCAFGMEGEMPRDQREDDGRSLAFSSATLDAPLEILGAPVLRLRVASDSPIALLAVRLCDVAPTGASNLVTYGLLALTHRESHETPSPLEPGRVVEVEVRLNDVAHAFDAGHRLRLALSTSYWPMAWPAPTPVTLDVHTAGSALTLPTRPPRAEDAALRAFAPAEAAPGTDIVDLHPGGAVRTIERDAITGVVTHTLTTDLDDDGAPAMTRVEATGMEHGHGMVERFRILEGDPLSATGEVVHDAIYRRGDWQTRVITRTRLSSDAASFRVQAELEAFEGETRVHAASWDERVPRDA, from the coding sequence ATGCGTGTCATCTCCGATCTGCCGCAGCGCTTTCGCGAGATCGAGAACGTCTTCATCCCGCTCTCGGATGGCACGCGGCTCGCCGCGCGGCTCTGGATCCCCGACCAGGACGTGCCCGCGCCGGCGGTGCTCGAGTACATCCCCTACCGGAAGGCGGACGGGACGCGGGAGCGGGACGATCCGATGCACCGCTACTTCGCGGGGCATGGCTACGCGGCCGTCCGGGTGGATCTCCGCGGCACCGGGGACTCGGGCGGGGTGCTGGTCGACGAGTACGACGCGCAGGAGATCGACGACGCGCTCGAGGTCATCGCGTGGATCGCCGCCCAGCCCTGGTGCAGCGGGAAGGTCGGCATGATGGGGAAGTCGTGGGGCGGCTTCAACGCGCTGCAGGTCGCGGCCCGGCAGCCCCCCGCCCTCGCCGCCATCCTCGTCGTCTGCGCGTCCGACGATCGGTACGCCGACGACGCGCACTACATGGGCGGCGCGCTCTTGAACGAGAACCTCATCTGGGGCTCGGGGCTGTTCACGCTCGCCGCGCTGCCGCCCGACCCGCAGGTGGTCGGCGCGCGCTGGCGAGAGATGTGGATGCGCCGGCTCGAGGCGCTGCCCCTCTACGTCGCGCGCTGGATGCGCCACCCGCATCGCGACGCGTACTGGAAGCACGGCTCGGTCTGCGAGGACCCGTCCCGGATCCGCTGCCCCGTCTTCCTGGTCAGCGGCTGGGCCGACGCCTACTCGAACGCCGTGCCGCGCCTGCTCGCCTCGCTCGACGTGCCCCGCAAGGGCCTGGTCGGTCCCTGGGCGCACGTCTATCCGCACGAGGGGATCCCGCGGCCGGCCATCGGGTTCTTGCAAGAAGCGTTGCGATGGTGGGACGCCTGGCTGAACGGCGGCCAGCCCGACGACGACCCGCGCTACCGGGTGTGGATGCAGCGGAGCGTCCCGCCGAAGTCCTACTACGACGAGCGCCCGGGCCGCTGGGTCGCCGAGGAGACCTGGCCCTCGCCGCGGATCGAGCCGCGCGCGCTCGGGCTCGCCGACGGACGCCTCGTGTCGCCCTCCGACGCGGAGACCGTCGAGGCGCAGAACGTCGTGCTCCGCGTGCGCTCGCCGCAGGTGACCGGCCTCGCGGGCGGCAGCTGGTGCGCGTTCGGCATGGAAGGCGAGATGCCGCGCGATCAGCGCGAGGACGACGGGCGCAGCCTCGCCTTCTCGTCGGCCACGCTCGACGCGCCGCTCGAGATCCTCGGCGCGCCCGTCCTGCGGCTCCGGGTCGCGTCCGATTCTCCCATCGCGCTCCTCGCCGTGCGCCTCTGCGACGTCGCGCCGACGGGGGCGTCCAACCTCGTCACCTACGGCCTGCTCGCGCTTACGCACCGGGAGAGCCACGAGACGCCGTCCCCCCTCGAGCCTGGCCGCGTGGTCGAGGTGGAGGTGCGGCTCAACGACGTCGCGCACGCCTTCGACGCCGGCCATCGCCTCCGCCTCGCCCTCTCCACCAGCTACTGGCCCATGGCCTGGCCGGCGCCGACGCCCGTGACCCTCGACGTGCACACGGCGGGGAGCGCGCTGACCCTCCCCACACGCCCGCCGCGCGCCGAGGACGCGGCGCTCCGCGCGTTCGCGCCCGCCGAGGCCGCGCCGGGCACCGACATCGTGGACCTCCACCCGGGCGGCGCCGTGCGCACCATCGAGCGCGACGCCATCACGGGGGTGGTCACGCACACGCTCACCACCGACCTCGACGACGACGGCGCGCCCGCGATGACCCGCGTCGAGGCGACCGGCATGGAGCACGGCCACGGCATGGTCGAGCGCTTCCGGATCCTCGAGGGCGACCCGCTCTCGGCCACCGGCGAGGTCGTGCACGACGCCATCTACCGCCGCGGCGACTGGCAGACGCGCGTGATCACGCGGACGCGCCTCTCCTCCGACGCCGCGTCGTTCCGGGTGCAGGCCGAGCTCGAGGCGTTCGAGGGAGAGACGCGCGTGCACGCCGCGAGCTGGGACGAGCGCGTCCCGCGAGACGCGTAG
- a CDS encoding ATP-grasp domain-containing protein, whose protein sequence is MPTIRVVFPTEWDQRQLARVAEAEGYDVQWATPDDDACPWDLDALGLIEAEVARGGFDGVFSSSDYPGATVAGAIATRLGLPGTRPEDVIRCSHKYYSRVAQREVAPDATPPFWLVDPDAPGDDIAFPCFVKPVKGAFSVMSARIGSRPELLAFLNKPSAREFLSSYVAIFNQLVRGLTDLEVDGRFFLAEGLLTGRQATVEGYVGEDGAHLVGIVDSVRHPRTKSFVRFDYPSSLSKRLQEKAWEVSRRAVERLGLRHSMFNVEVMIDAARERVSIVEINPRMCGQFADLYELVDGVGGYSIALALAAGRPPPRKRRQGAHAVAASVPLRIFERSVVEHAPSEDDLRRAEALFPGTLCWSECETGARLDDFETCEDGQSARYAIVNLGAPSREALQARLAQVKATLGFRFVSLDATPSAP, encoded by the coding sequence GTGCCGACCATCCGCGTCGTCTTTCCCACCGAGTGGGACCAGAGGCAGCTCGCGCGCGTCGCCGAGGCGGAGGGCTACGACGTGCAGTGGGCGACGCCCGACGACGACGCCTGCCCGTGGGACCTCGACGCGCTCGGGCTCATCGAGGCGGAGGTCGCGCGCGGAGGCTTCGACGGGGTGTTCAGCTCGAGCGACTACCCGGGCGCGACGGTGGCCGGGGCGATCGCGACGCGCCTGGGCCTGCCCGGGACGCGCCCCGAAGACGTCATCCGCTGCTCCCACAAGTACTACTCCCGCGTCGCCCAGCGCGAGGTCGCGCCCGACGCCACGCCGCCCTTCTGGCTGGTGGACCCGGACGCCCCGGGCGACGACATCGCGTTCCCCTGCTTCGTCAAACCGGTGAAGGGCGCGTTCAGCGTCATGTCGGCCCGCATCGGATCGCGCCCCGAGCTGCTCGCGTTCTTGAACAAGCCCTCCGCGCGCGAGTTCCTCAGCAGCTACGTCGCGATCTTCAACCAGCTGGTCCGCGGCCTGACCGACCTCGAGGTCGACGGACGCTTCTTCCTCGCGGAGGGCCTGCTGACCGGGCGGCAGGCCACGGTCGAGGGCTACGTGGGCGAAGACGGCGCGCACCTCGTCGGCATCGTCGACTCCGTCCGACACCCGCGCACCAAGAGCTTCGTTCGCTTCGACTACCCCTCGTCGCTGAGCAAGCGCCTGCAAGAGAAGGCGTGGGAGGTCAGCCGCCGCGCGGTCGAGCGGCTCGGCCTGAGGCACTCCATGTTCAACGTGGAGGTGATGATCGACGCGGCGCGCGAGCGGGTCTCCATCGTGGAGATCAACCCGCGCATGTGCGGCCAGTTCGCCGACCTCTACGAGCTGGTCGACGGAGTGGGCGGCTACTCCATCGCGCTCGCGCTCGCCGCGGGCCGGCCCCCGCCGCGGAAGAGGCGACAGGGCGCGCACGCGGTCGCGGCGAGCGTCCCCTTGCGCATCTTCGAGCGCTCGGTGGTGGAGCACGCGCCGAGCGAGGACGACCTGCGGCGCGCGGAGGCGCTCTTCCCCGGCACGCTCTGCTGGAGCGAGTGCGAGACCGGCGCGCGCCTCGACGACTTCGAGACGTGCGAGGACGGCCAGAGCGCGCGCTACGCGATCGTGAACCTCGGGGCGCCCAGCCGGGAGGCGCTCCAGGCCCGGCTCGCCCAGGTGAAGGCCACCCTGGGCTTCCGCTTCGTCTCGCTCGACGCGACGCCGTCCGCGCCGTAG
- a CDS encoding DNA-formamidopyrimidine glycosylase family protein: MPEGDTIYRAARTLRKAIGGKPVRAFRSALPQLADAALVGTTVEAVEARGKNLLVRFDDGHTLHTHMMMVGSWHVYRVGEPWQRGADRAFAVIETDDWLAVCFDAPICKLLRPGERSPQLDALGPDLLDPGADLDEALRRLRQNDELPLGVAIMRQHVVAGVGNVYKSEVLFLRRLDPFAPVSSVSDEALRDALLLARKLMKQNVGHARMRTTRRRFGSSRLWVYGRKNEPCFECGTPLDMRRQGEQGRSTYFCPRCQAG, from the coding sequence ATGCCCGAGGGCGACACCATCTACCGGGCCGCGCGCACCTTGCGGAAGGCCATCGGAGGAAAGCCCGTGCGCGCGTTCCGGAGCGCGCTGCCCCAGCTCGCCGACGCCGCGCTGGTGGGGACCACGGTCGAGGCGGTGGAGGCGCGCGGCAAGAACCTGCTGGTGCGCTTCGACGACGGCCACACCCTGCACACCCACATGATGATGGTGGGCAGCTGGCACGTGTACCGGGTGGGCGAGCCGTGGCAGCGCGGCGCGGACCGCGCGTTCGCCGTCATCGAGACCGACGACTGGCTGGCGGTCTGCTTCGACGCGCCGATCTGCAAGCTGCTCCGGCCGGGCGAGCGGAGCCCGCAGCTGGACGCGCTCGGCCCCGATCTTCTCGACCCGGGCGCCGATCTGGACGAGGCGCTGCGGCGACTCCGTCAGAACGACGAGCTCCCGCTGGGGGTGGCGATCATGCGGCAGCACGTCGTGGCCGGCGTCGGCAACGTCTACAAGTCCGAGGTGCTCTTCCTGCGGCGGCTCGACCCCTTCGCGCCGGTCTCGAGCGTCTCGGACGAGGCGCTGCGCGACGCGCTCCTGCTGGCGCGGAAGCTGATGAAGCAGAACGTCGGGCACGCGCGCATGCGCACCACGCGGCGGCGGTTCGGCTCGAGCCGGCTCTGGGTCTACGGGCGCAAGAACGAGCCCTGCTTCGAGTGCGGGACGCCTCTCGACATGCGCCGCCAGGGCGAGCAGGGGCGCTCGACCTATTTCTGCCCGCGATGCCAGGCCGGATGA
- a CDS encoding serine/threonine-protein kinase, which yields MADVPDAGGFDLYDDEEDFRTVVDTSFWNQPKIPDYTPLAHFGRFEILGRIARGGMAEVYLAREWDEAGKARHLVVKRVLPEMEDNPDLLRMFLDEGRVATRLYHQNVCHVYESGEIDGVAFMALEWVWGPALEHVVERAGARGGCIPWPVAVEIVAQMAAALHYVHHAKGVNGKPLNIVHRDVSPQNIMLQWNGTVKLLDFGIAKTSSDITTGGAAVGKYGYMSPEQAQSQRVDPRSDIFALGIVLYEALTGKALYDRPTLLDTLSAIVREPVPSLRAERPELPDQLESIVKRALAKDPAHRFQSAGEMKAALKQVLRANGQVVTDQRVALFLEGLFTDEDRQPLRESNRVLTGQFTPLSPEQASAALSQNVTYQTFDHSGGSIAPSGRPSAAPKQIPTPVLVLGLILIALVMGGLGIGLALLLMS from the coding sequence ATGGCTGATGTACCCGACGCGGGAGGCTTCGACCTCTACGACGACGAAGAGGATTTCCGCACCGTCGTCGACACGAGCTTCTGGAATCAACCGAAGATTCCCGACTACACCCCTCTTGCGCACTTCGGCCGCTTCGAGATCCTCGGCCGGATCGCGCGCGGAGGCATGGCGGAGGTCTACCTCGCGCGGGAGTGGGACGAGGCGGGCAAGGCGCGCCACCTGGTGGTGAAGCGGGTCCTCCCGGAGATGGAGGACAACCCCGATCTGCTGCGCATGTTCCTCGACGAGGGCCGCGTCGCGACGCGCCTCTATCACCAGAACGTCTGCCACGTCTACGAGAGCGGCGAGATCGACGGCGTCGCCTTCATGGCCCTCGAGTGGGTCTGGGGCCCGGCGCTCGAGCACGTCGTGGAGCGCGCGGGGGCGCGCGGCGGGTGCATTCCGTGGCCGGTCGCGGTGGAGATCGTCGCGCAGATGGCCGCCGCCCTGCACTACGTGCATCACGCGAAGGGCGTCAACGGCAAGCCGCTCAACATCGTGCACCGCGACGTGAGCCCGCAGAACATCATGCTGCAGTGGAACGGCACCGTGAAGCTGCTCGACTTCGGCATCGCGAAGACGTCGAGCGACATCACCACGGGCGGCGCCGCGGTCGGGAAGTACGGCTACATGTCGCCCGAGCAGGCGCAGTCGCAGCGCGTCGATCCGCGCTCGGACATCTTCGCGCTCGGCATCGTGCTCTACGAGGCGCTCACCGGGAAGGCGCTCTACGACCGCCCCACCCTGCTCGACACACTGAGCGCGATCGTGCGCGAGCCGGTCCCGTCCCTCAGGGCCGAGCGGCCGGAGCTCCCCGACCAGCTCGAGTCGATCGTCAAGCGCGCGCTCGCGAAGGACCCGGCGCACCGCTTCCAGTCGGCGGGCGAGATGAAGGCGGCTCTCAAGCAGGTGCTGCGCGCGAACGGGCAGGTCGTCACGGACCAGCGCGTCGCGCTCTTCCTCGAGGGGCTCTTCACCGATGAAGACCGTCAGCCCCTTCGCGAGAGCAACCGGGTGCTCACCGGTCAGTTCACGCCGCTGAGCCCGGAGCAGGCGAGCGCGGCCCTCTCCCAGAACGTCACCTACCAGACGTTCGACCACTCCGGCGGCTCGATCGCGCCGAGCGGTCGTCCGTCGGCGGCGCCGAAACAGATCCCGACGCCCGTCCTGGTGCTCGGGCTGATCTTGATCGCCCTGGTGATGGGCGGGCTCGGCATCGGGCTCGCCCTGCTGCTGATGTCGTAG
- a CDS encoding SDR family NAD(P)-dependent oxidoreductase: MADGDRLGGTGCAGLGGPHIVTMAGDTRVAVVSGGNRGIGREIARGLVERGFDVVATSRTEAGRADVEAVGARWLPLDVSRRDSVGAFGEAVRGVDVLVNNAGVALDGFDAEVVLQTMAVNFLGAMHLTDTLLPKLRSGGRVVNVSSGMGELSCLGPRLRARFADPDLTREDLVTLVESFERDVESGAHTEHGWPSSAYRVSKAALNALTRIYARELAEDARRIRVNAACPGWVATDMGGPGAPRSPAEGAVTPLWLASEAPGELTGKFFRDRAEISF; the protein is encoded by the coding sequence GTGGCCGATGGCGATCGCCTCGGCGGCACGGGTTGCGCGGGGCTCGGAGGGCCCCACATCGTGACCATGGCGGGGGACACACGAGTGGCCGTGGTGAGCGGCGGCAACCGGGGCATCGGCCGCGAGATCGCGCGCGGGCTGGTCGAGCGCGGCTTCGACGTCGTGGCGACGAGCCGGACCGAGGCCGGCCGGGCGGACGTCGAGGCGGTCGGCGCGCGCTGGCTCCCGCTGGACGTCTCGCGAAGAGACAGCGTCGGCGCGTTCGGCGAGGCCGTCCGTGGCGTCGACGTGCTCGTGAACAACGCGGGCGTGGCGCTCGACGGCTTCGACGCGGAGGTCGTTCTCCAGACGATGGCCGTGAACTTCCTCGGCGCGATGCACCTCACCGACACGCTCCTGCCCAAGCTCCGTTCGGGCGGCCGGGTGGTGAACGTCTCGAGCGGCATGGGTGAGCTGTCGTGCCTCGGTCCGCGGCTGCGCGCGCGCTTCGCGGACCCCGACCTGACCCGCGAGGATCTGGTCACCCTGGTCGAGTCGTTCGAGCGAGACGTGGAGAGCGGCGCGCACACCGAGCACGGCTGGCCCTCCTCGGCGTACCGCGTCTCGAAGGCGGCGCTCAACGCGCTCACGCGAATCTACGCACGAGAGCTCGCGGAAGACGCCCGGCGAATCCGCGTCAACGCCGCCTGCCCGGGATGGGTCGCCACCGACATGGGCGGGCCCGGCGCGCCGCGCAGCCCGGCGGAGGGCGCCGTCACGCCGCTCTGGCTCGCGAGCGAGGCGCCGGGCGAGCTGACCGGGAAATTCTTCCGGGATCGCGCAGAAATCTCATTCTGA